In Polynucleobacter ibericus, a genomic segment contains:
- the can gene encoding carbonate dehydratase — MPYKNSQALEHLFTSNREWAEGMIAKDPDFFKRLVNQQAPQYLWIGCADSRVPANEIVDLLPGELFVHRNVANVVVHTDLNCLSVIQFAIDLLKVKHILVVGHYGCAGVHAALSDRRVGLADNWLRHVKDVHQKHERYLGELLPTAKRQDRLCELNVIEQVVNVCETTIVQDAWARGQELTVHGWAYRLDTGLVNDLGMSISSTEEMLERYAKSVKRYETEQN; from the coding sequence ATGCCATACAAAAATTCCCAAGCTCTAGAACATCTCTTTACAAGCAACCGAGAGTGGGCTGAAGGCATGATTGCTAAAGATCCTGACTTCTTCAAGCGCTTGGTTAATCAGCAGGCGCCACAATATCTTTGGATCGGCTGCGCAGACAGTCGAGTGCCTGCAAATGAAATCGTAGACCTATTGCCGGGTGAGCTATTTGTCCATCGAAATGTTGCTAACGTAGTAGTTCATACCGATCTCAATTGTTTGTCTGTTATTCAGTTTGCGATTGACTTACTCAAGGTCAAACATATTCTGGTGGTGGGTCACTACGGATGCGCCGGTGTTCATGCAGCACTTAGCGATCGTCGCGTTGGTCTTGCTGATAATTGGTTGCGTCACGTGAAGGATGTGCACCAAAAACACGAGCGTTATTTGGGTGAATTGCTACCAACAGCTAAGCGTCAAGATCGCCTATGCGAATTAAATGTTATCGAACAAGTGGTAAATGTCTGTGAAACCACAATTGTTCAAGATGCCTGGGCACGTGGACAAGAACTTACTGTCCACGGCTGGGCATATCGTCTTGACACAGGCTTAGTCAATGATTTGGGTATGTCAATCAGCTCTACAGAAGAAATGCTAGAGCGCTATGCCAAATCGGTTAAGCGCTACGAAACAGAGCAAAACTAA
- a CDS encoding lipid A biosynthesis acyltransferase — translation MPNRLSATKQSKTNLLKSISNEVGVILLRLLALLPYSLLVAIGYGLGYIAARIPSDRNRVVKTNLHLCFPKLSPTEVDELAKEHWKLLGRSLVEKSIIWCGSSRQLSNMIEVKSAVDLSSKKPRILVNMHFTGIEGSIILSALSKEKHWPRTSGFFQRMKNPFFNKKIVDWRNRFGGNSIDRQGNAKAIIREIRNGDFIIIAPDIDLGLKDSEFVPFFGIQTNTITTISRLAKITGADVCLMTTTLKADKSGYLCEIREPLENFPGTDPKSDTARLNQYFEDEIRLRPAEYYWVHKRFKNSPDSGQSPYNPSK, via the coding sequence ATGCCAAATCGGTTAAGCGCTACGAAACAGAGCAAAACTAATTTGCTCAAATCCATTTCTAATGAAGTAGGCGTCATCCTACTCAGGCTTCTTGCCCTTTTACCTTATAGCTTACTAGTCGCTATTGGTTATGGTCTTGGATATATTGCCGCTCGTATTCCGAGCGATAGAAATAGAGTAGTAAAAACAAATCTCCACTTGTGCTTTCCAAAACTAAGCCCCACCGAAGTCGATGAACTTGCCAAAGAACATTGGAAATTACTTGGACGCAGCCTGGTAGAGAAAAGTATTATCTGGTGCGGAAGTTCAAGACAGCTGAGTAATATGATTGAGGTGAAATCTGCAGTAGACCTATCCAGCAAAAAACCGCGAATTTTAGTAAATATGCACTTCACAGGCATTGAGGGCAGCATTATTTTGAGCGCACTCTCCAAAGAAAAACATTGGCCACGTACCTCTGGATTTTTTCAAAGAATGAAAAATCCATTCTTCAACAAAAAAATCGTGGATTGGCGTAATCGTTTTGGTGGAAACTCCATCGATCGACAAGGCAATGCCAAAGCAATCATTCGAGAAATTCGCAATGGGGACTTCATCATCATTGCACCCGATATTGATCTAGGACTTAAGGATTCTGAATTCGTGCCTTTTTTTGGCATTCAAACAAATACCATCACCACCATTTCCCGCTTAGCAAAAATTACTGGCGCCGATGTATGCCTGATGACTACTACTCTAAAGGCTGATAAATCAGGCTATCTTTGCGAAATTAGAGAGCCTTTAGAAAACTTTCCAGGCACAGATCCGAAGTCAGACACTGCGCGCCTTAATCAATATTTTGAAGATGAGATTCGTCTTCGTCCAGCTGAGTACTACTGGGTACATAAGCGCTTTAAAAACTCTCCAGATAGCGGTCAAAGCCCCTATAACCCTTCTAAATAA
- a CDS encoding metallophosphoesterase family protein gives MTERIGLFADLHSNLEAFEACMARAQELGVTRMVFLGDLVGYNADPIALIDRIADLVESQKAIAILGNHDEAVFKDSREQMNASANAAIEWTKSQLSNSHIEFLKNLPLIVQEEKICFVHASAHNPADWNYITDSMSAWRCVQNSGKNYTFVGHAHEQALFYQSAVGKLIRFAPHPGDEIPVLHHRQWVGVVGSLGQPRDGNPEACFAVFEPEAEILTFHRVAYDHFTAADKVRRAGLPEDLANRLITGK, from the coding sequence ATGACAGAGCGAATTGGGCTATTTGCCGATCTCCACAGCAATCTAGAAGCTTTTGAAGCCTGCATGGCTCGTGCCCAAGAGCTCGGCGTTACCCGCATGGTTTTTTTAGGTGACCTCGTGGGCTATAACGCTGACCCAATTGCCCTGATTGATCGCATTGCCGATCTTGTAGAAAGCCAAAAGGCGATCGCCATTCTTGGCAATCATGATGAAGCTGTTTTCAAGGATAGTCGCGAGCAGATGAATGCCAGCGCTAACGCTGCTATTGAATGGACCAAATCTCAACTCAGCAATAGTCATATTGAGTTTCTTAAAAATCTACCGCTCATTGTTCAAGAAGAGAAAATCTGTTTTGTGCATGCATCCGCACACAATCCTGCTGACTGGAATTACATTACGGACAGCATGAGTGCGTGGCGTTGTGTACAAAACTCTGGAAAAAATTACACCTTTGTTGGACATGCACATGAGCAAGCACTCTTTTATCAAAGTGCGGTTGGGAAATTGATTCGCTTTGCACCACATCCTGGTGATGAAATTCCAGTACTGCATCATCGCCAATGGGTAGGTGTTGTGGGCTCTCTTGGTCAACCCAGAGATGGAAATCCTGAGGCCTGCTTTGCTGTCTTTGAACCCGAAGCTGAAATTCTTACATTTCATCGCGTGGCCTACGATCACTTTACTGCTGCAGATAAAGTACGTCGCGCTGGGCTACCAGAAGACTTGGCAAATCGCCTTATTACCGGCAAATAA